The nucleotide sequence GGTACCAaagattttctcctcctgtgacCTGTGGTATTTTGGACTGATGATTGcactgagagctgctgtccttCCCTAGGGagaggctgcactgctgctgcctgacagATGAGAGGCCCTCTGCAAGGCTCCAGCAGAGTAAAGCCAAGTGTagctcagtgccagcagcatgACCTGGccccctgcagctgaggaagccaCTGTCATGTGCTTGGCCAGAAaaaggagcagctcctgagcagatcCCTTCTGCAAACCACTCAGTCCCACAACTTCCCTCTGAACCATTTATTAACCCTCTCTTTTAATGCCTCCAGTGCTGAGCAAGACAACttcaccagccctgcctggagacACCCCCAGGCAAAGAAGTCCTTAACTCAAGATGTTAAGCAGGACCTCCTGGCAACGCTCCCTGTCCCACCCTGGTGCTCAGGGAAGTCACTCCATGGTTTCTTTGGACATCCAGGGCTCAAAGGAGAGTTTTCCAGGTgccactgagctgctgagccagAACCCACAGGGGTTACCTTGGAGCAggttcctccttcctctgcctttcaCCACATCTCCTTCATGAGGCAGCTGCACAGAGGGTGACTCCCAGGACAGTGAGCAGCAtccctgccacagctcctgcaggagggaaCAGGGATACCTTGGGAGCTTGCACCATTCAGGCCTGTGAGCTGTTAGCTTAGGGGAGCCTTAGAGTTCTGTCTCCAGCTTTACAAACCCAAGGCTGTTTCACTTCCCTCTCAGCTTCTGCAGCAAGAATCACTTAACCACTTCAAGCCCTTCTGAGGGTATTTGGTGGTTTCAGGAGAGCAGAAGGTGCAGAACATAGATGCAGGAGACAATGTGAGCAAACAGGTTGAGTGGAACTTACTTTTACCACCAATGTCCTCTCCCAGAATCTTCCCTGTCACCAGTGTGACTATCAAGGCCAGGGAGTTACAgagtggcacagccagggacagaTCTGAAATGGAAGAGTTCAAACCCAGTTTCAAATGGATGGTGCTGTACAGATGCTAAGATGCTTCTTTTAGCAGTGGTTATTACAagccagctgcttgctgctttaACTGAGCACCCAACAGCACTTGATCATCCCCAAatcccaaccaacccaccccctgAAAGCAAGGAGAACCAACCTGCAGATGCCAAGGTGAGGTAGAAGAGGAGAGATCCACCTTGATTGAGCAGAAAAGGCACCATGTACTGTGGGGAGAGCACCACAGGCCAGTCAGGGGCTTGCACACaaacccaccagcaccccctgcaagcaggcagccaaggagcccagacctgctcatgctgtgctgtgtctggcagaggaaaggcagcACAGTGGGTGACTCCACTGCTAGTCATAAGCTGCTCTCTGTCTTAGttccctgggctgcagaaggcagagtgTGATTATTTCATACAAAGCAGGAGGGTTAATGACCTGCTGCCTACAAAAGGGCTCTTGGTTCTgcacagcaagagcagggctGTAGGCAAGTAAGTGCAACCTTACTGAGGGAGGGCAAAACCAGAGAGATGACAAATGGAATCTTGAACAGTTTAAAAGGCTCAGGTGCAGAAGTGAACAGGAACGACCCCAAGAGAACAAAGAATGCTGGCTGGAATAATTTAGCAGCTTAAGAAGTATTGGACAGTTAGAAACGACCCCAAAGGCACTCTGACCCCCTCCATTTCTGTGGCCAGGGGCCCGGGCCGGCTCGCACCTTGTAGTTGAGGCCCAGGAAGCGGATCTCGGCCAGCAGCTGCCGCAGGCGGCCCTGGCGCCgcacctcctccagccccgCCGCGCCCGTCCGCAGGAAGGGGCCGGTACTGCCCCACAGCACGGCCGCCAGCACCAGCGCCGCTGCCTGGCCTGCGGCACAGCCCGGCCTCAGAGCTGGCCCCGGCGGAAGGGCTGCCCGGGGTCTGCCATCAGGGCCCTCCCGGCTCAGCCTGCACAGAGCCCGGCCCGCTGCCACCCCCGCCAGGGACAGCCTTCACCAGCCCGGcccgctgctgctccccagcaccaacGACCCCACGCTGGGCCTGCTGCTGCATCCCCCTCAGGGAAGGTCCCTTGCGGGGCCCTGCCTGGGGTCACTCCCTCAAGCAAAGGACCTCAGCCAGCCGAGCCCGTCACCACACTCTCCCCACAGGGAAGGCCTCGAAGCAGGCTCAGCCTGTGGCCATGCTCCCCTCTCAGGGAAGAGCCCACAGGGGGCCATCCCACGGCTCTGTTCTCCCCTTAGGGAAGATCCCATAGGAGTCCACCCCAGGGCCCCATTCCTCTGCTCAGGGCAAGCCTCACGAGGGTGCAGCCcccggccccatcctcctgctcaGGGAACGCCCCGCGGGGATCCAGGCCACGATCGTCTCCCCCCTCAAGGAAGGCTTCAGAGGGTGCAGACCGCGGCCCTGTTCCCTCCCTCAGCCAAGGATCCCCCAGGGCCCAGCCTGCCGCCACCTCCCCACCAAGGAAGCCCTCACAGGGCTCCCGTCGGGGACTGTTTCCCTTCCCGCAAGGGAAAAAGCCCAAAGCCTTCCCCGCCCAGGGCagtcctctcccctctcccctctcccctctcccctctcccctctcccctctcccctctcccctctcccctctcccctctcccctctcccctctcccctctcccctctcccctctcccctctcccctcagcgCCACCGGAAGCTCACCCGCGGGCGCCATAGTGGCGGTGACGCACTTCCGGCCCCGACCCGGAAGCGCTCTCCCGGGACGCTCTCGCCTGCAGCGCGGCCGCCATGGTGAGAGCGCGGCCGGGAGCGGGCGCGGGGCAGGGATGGGTGCTCGGGTGATGCAGGGTCCCCGGGTCGgggcttctgggctgtgaggggtttggggggcaggggggccgCGTCCCAGCCCAGAAGCCCCCGACCCGGCGGCCGAGGCCGCGCCTGGCCCGAGGCATTGAGCGGCGTCTCCCGCCTTGTAGAAGCCGATCTTGCTGCAGGGCCATGAGCGCTCCATCACGCAGATCAAGTACAACCGGGAGGGAGACCTGCTCTTCACCGTGGCCAAGGATCCCGTGAGTGCGACgtgccctgccccttcccctacCCCCGGCTTGCAAACCGAGCCCCGCCGCCGCAATTGGCCGGCTCGTCAGCAGTCTCCTTCATTAATTAATCCGGTTGCTGAGAGGGGTGCTGGGC is from Dryobates pubescens isolate bDryPub1 chromosome 20, bDryPub1.pri, whole genome shotgun sequence and encodes:
- the TMEM234 gene encoding transmembrane protein 234 encodes the protein MAAALQARASRESASGSGPEVRHRHYGARGLSREGPDGRPRAALPPGPALRPGCAAGQAAALVLAAVLWGSTGPFLRTGAAGLEEVRRQGRLRQLLAEIRFLGLNYKYMVPFLLNQGGSLLFYLTLASADLSLAVPLCNSLALIVTLVTGKILGEDIGGKRAVAGMLLTVLGVTLCAAAS